A genomic region of Alnus glutinosa chromosome 11, dhAlnGlut1.1, whole genome shotgun sequence contains the following coding sequences:
- the LOC133882438 gene encoding vacuolar iron transporter homolog 1-like: MAANQAKAFDVEGQVQEVEEEIKVFDYAKRAQWLRAAVLGANDGLLSTTSLMMGVGAIKKDVKTMILTGIAGLVAGACSMAIGELVSVYSQYDIEMAQMKREGRTESMGAEELEAEKEKLPNPWQAAGASALAFSVGALVPLLGAAFVKDYVVRVGVVIGVVSFALLGFGWLGAVLGQAPAVKASLRVLVGGWLAMGVTFGLTKLVGSTGL, translated from the coding sequence ATGGCGGCCAATCAAGCCAAAGCTTTCGACGTTGAGGGACAAGTCCAAGAGGTAGAAGAGGAAATAAAGGTTTTCGATTATGCCAAAAGAGCACAGTGGCTTAGAGCTGCCGTATTGGGCGCCAATGATGGGTTGCTTTCCACTACATCCCTAATGATGGGAGTTGGAGCCATTAAAAAGGACGTTAAGACCATGATCCTCACGGGTATCGCCGGCTTGGTCGCCGGAGCATGTAGTATGGCCATCGGGGAGCTCGTCTCCGTTTACTCGCAGTACGATATAGAAATGGCTCAAATGAAGAGAGAGGGTAGGACTGAAAGCATGGGAGCCGAGGAGCTAGAAGCTGAGAAGGAGAAATTGCCGAACCCGTGGCAGGCAGCCGGAGCGTCAGCCCTTGCATTTTCGGTGGGGGCATTAGTACCGCTGCTCGGGGCTGCGTTTGTGAAGGATTATGTTGTGAGGGTCGGGGTGGTGATAGGGGTTGTAAGCTTTGCCTTGTTAGGGTTTGGATGGTTAGGTGCAGTGCTCGGGCAGGCACCTGCGGTGAAGGCGTCTTTGAGGGTGTTGGTTGGGGGATGGCTCGCCATGGGAGTTACTTTTGGCTTAACCAAGCTCGTTGGGTCAACTGGACTCTAA